From a single Nostoc edaphicum CCNP1411 genomic region:
- a CDS encoding biotin carboxylase gives MRLRSLTVVFISCIITFLSWVIIPPAVALTQIKLFDVSYKDCPPELAEGAVISSGSAAANCFIVIGKAENGTNKTVYDADIFGRIYDANNDSVMQNRTRLGSITEVPPGISDFELRISVPANQPTPLKLKQFKAAGFSGQVRR, from the coding sequence ATGCGGTTGCGTTCACTCACGGTCGTTTTTATTTCCTGTATCATCACCTTTCTATCGTGGGTGATTATTCCTCCAGCTGTAGCCCTGACACAGATTAAACTATTTGACGTATCTTATAAAGATTGTCCACCAGAATTAGCAGAAGGGGCTGTTATCAGTAGTGGTAGCGCAGCAGCCAATTGTTTTATTGTCATTGGCAAAGCAGAAAATGGCACTAATAAAACAGTCTACGACGCAGATATTTTTGGACGCATCTATGATGCTAATAATGACTCGGTGATGCAAAACCGGACTCGCTTAGGTTCTATTACCGAGGTGCCACCAGGCATTAGCGATTTTGAATTAAGAATTTCTGTACCTGCTAATCAGCCGACTCCCTTGAAGCTAAAGCAGTTCAAGGCTGCTGGGTTTAGCGGTCAAGTGCGTAGATAA
- a CDS encoding helix-turn-helix domain-containing protein, whose product MSEYSSQDRAFECYDMHESKFLTPFQRKALLKNLQANLQPEYRRRIEIMLLADMGKSQSQICEILSCSQEMARYWIGVAEAGLAHKWNERPIGRPKTVNDQYIERLKELVSNSPREYGYAFTYWTAQWLSKHLANEFGIAITDRHVNRLLKKMGLSTKRKNPCPQETDLNKDAGITIGDLQSNSEPSLHWSFNLIQTNN is encoded by the coding sequence ATGTCAGAATACTCCAGTCAAGACAGAGCTTTTGAATGCTATGACATGCACGAGAGCAAATTTTTAACGCCTTTTCAACGGAAGGCACTGTTGAAAAATTTGCAAGCGAATTTACAGCCAGAATACCGTCGGCGAATTGAAATTATGTTGCTGGCGGATATGGGGAAATCTCAAAGCCAAATCTGTGAAATATTAAGTTGTTCTCAGGAAATGGCACGTTACTGGATTGGTGTGGCAGAGGCAGGTCTAGCGCACAAATGGAATGAGCGCCCAATCGGTAGACCCAAGACTGTTAACGATCAATACATTGAACGTTTGAAAGAATTGGTAAGTAATAGTCCGCGTGAATATGGCTATGCATTTACTTACTGGACAGCCCAATGGTTAAGCAAGCATTTAGCAAATGAATTTGGGATTGCAATTACCGATCGCCATGTTAACCGCTTGCTAAAAAAAATGGGACTTTCCACTAAGCGCAAAAATCCCTGTCCACAAGAAACTGACCTAAATAAGGATGCTGGCATTACGATTGGTGACTTGCAATCCAACTCCGAACCGAGTTTGCATTGGTCATTTAATCTAATTCAGACCAATAACTAA
- a CDS encoding YggT family protein, giving the protein MSLLITTLVTFVTFYSYLLIIRVLLTWFPTINWYNQPFAALAQITDPYLNLFRSIIPPLGGMDFSPILAFLALNLAGEFLRTLTRLPFVQGF; this is encoded by the coding sequence ATGAGTTTACTGATTACGACACTAGTAACCTTTGTCACCTTTTATAGCTATTTGCTAATTATTCGGGTTTTGTTGACCTGGTTCCCGACAATCAACTGGTATAACCAGCCATTTGCCGCTTTAGCCCAGATAACCGACCCTTATCTGAATCTATTCCGCTCAATTATTCCCCCATTGGGTGGTATGGATTTTTCTCCGATTTTAGCTTTCTTAGCACTCAACTTAGCTGGAGAGTTTCTGAGAACCCTAACTCGTCTACCATTCGTCCAGGGATTTTGA
- the crtH gene encoding carotenoid isomerase, giving the protein MTIDAIVIGSGIGGLVTATQLAAKGAKVLVLERYLIPGGSAGYFERQGYRFDVGASMIFGLGQNGTTNLLTRALSSVNVSQEAIADPVQIHYHLPQGLDLKVDRVYEKFLQNLTAHFPHEEQGIRRFYDECQKVFKCLNSMDLLSLEEPRYLLRVFFQHPLACLGLAKYLPQNAGDVARRYIKDPQLLKFIDMECYCWSVVPSDMTPMINAGMVFSDRHYGGVNYPKGGVGQIAQKLVEGLEKAGGKIQYQARVTKILTEQGKAVGVQLANGKVYRGKRIVSNATRWDTFEQLLPAEAMPHNEKKWQQNYQKSPSFLSLHIGVKESVLPAGTECHHILLEDWERMTAAEGTVFVSIPTLLDPDLAPNGYHIIHAFTPHWIDDWQKLSVSEYEAKKEKAAWRIIDRLEKIFPGLDAGLDYLEVGTPRTHQRFLGRKDGTYGPIPRRKLWGLLNMPFNRTAIPGLYCVGDSTFPGQGLNAVAFSGFACAHRIAVDLGF; this is encoded by the coding sequence ATGACAATTGATGCGATCGTAATTGGGTCTGGGATTGGCGGATTAGTAACAGCGACCCAGTTAGCAGCGAAGGGAGCGAAAGTGCTGGTACTGGAACGTTATTTGATTCCAGGTGGTAGCGCTGGTTATTTTGAACGCCAAGGCTATCGATTTGATGTTGGCGCATCAATGATTTTTGGACTAGGACAGAATGGTACTACTAACTTACTCACCCGTGCATTATCAAGTGTAAATGTCAGCCAAGAAGCGATCGCAGATCCGGTGCAGATTCACTATCATCTACCCCAAGGTTTAGACTTGAAGGTTGACCGGGTTTATGAAAAATTTTTGCAAAATCTTACTGCTCATTTTCCCCATGAAGAACAGGGGATTCGTCGCTTTTATGACGAATGTCAAAAAGTATTCAAGTGCCTCAACAGCATGGATTTGCTGTCACTGGAAGAACCTCGGTATTTACTGCGCGTATTTTTCCAGCATCCTTTGGCGTGTCTCGGTTTAGCTAAGTATCTGCCCCAAAATGCCGGGGATGTGGCGCGGCGCTACATCAAAGACCCGCAATTATTGAAATTTATCGATATGGAATGTTATTGCTGGTCGGTGGTTCCATCAGACATGACACCAATGATTAATGCTGGGATGGTCTTTTCTGACAGGCATTATGGCGGAGTTAACTATCCCAAAGGCGGGGTGGGACAAATTGCCCAAAAACTGGTGGAAGGTCTAGAGAAAGCTGGAGGTAAGATTCAGTACCAAGCTAGAGTCACAAAAATTCTCACAGAACAAGGAAAAGCGGTAGGTGTGCAACTGGCTAATGGTAAAGTGTATCGGGGTAAACGCATAGTTTCTAATGCTACACGCTGGGATACATTTGAACAATTATTACCAGCAGAAGCAATGCCACATAATGAGAAAAAATGGCAACAAAATTATCAAAAATCTCCAAGCTTCTTGAGTTTACACATCGGAGTAAAGGAGTCAGTTTTACCTGCGGGGACAGAGTGTCACCATATTTTGCTGGAAGATTGGGAAAGGATGACAGCAGCAGAAGGCACAGTTTTTGTTTCAATTCCCACATTGCTTGATCCAGATTTAGCACCAAATGGATATCACATCATTCATGCCTTTACGCCTCATTGGATTGATGATTGGCAAAAACTTTCTGTAAGTGAGTACGAAGCGAAGAAAGAAAAGGCGGCTTGGCGAATTATTGACCGCCTAGAGAAGATTTTTCCAGGTTTAGATGCCGGATTGGATTATCTGGAAGTGGGGACACCGCGCACCCATCAGCGCTTTTTGGGTCGTAAAGATGGCACTTATGGGCCAATTCCTCGGCGCAAGTTGTGGGGTTTATTGAATATGCCGTTTAATCGTACAGCTATTCCAGGACTTTATTGTGTAGGGGATAGCACCTTTCCAGGTCAAGGGTTGAATGCAGTAGCTTTTTCTGGGTTTGCTTGTGCCCATCGCATTGCTGTAGATTTAGGATTTTAA
- a CDS encoding peptidase domain-containing ABC transporter — translation MPSAFSQQYLAEQLTQTLGESLSDGELDRCLRGLEIVEPSVAKQFWHATTAQPGIYIVLTGKVRLLDSSNNLITTLLSGASFGELTLFPREEFSPYVARASVNLQLCYINQEILQEIIRTHSSIRDRLLRRAEVWDLLLLCCQNSLIGRNGSVEEMFKALCLFERHNLESGSLSANLTRDIKLWLLYRGELLDSNGRRFTPGNIYLNPKQGSWEVGQPAIAYSLNNADWQTALQHWPQLAELIDFQERLGTGDRGQGTGDRGLGKAFDNPQYPIPSTQSPVPNPQSPIPSIESKQRRQRAYFPSPTVRAGHWLGRLTKRYPFFEQQSASDCGAACLVMISRYWGKRFNVNRIRDLSNISRSGASMRGLTAAAENIGFATRPVKASFDKLAQQPLPAIAHWEGKHYIVVYEVNKKRVIVGDPAIGQRILTPSEFKAGWTGYALLLQPTDLLRETEETITPFWQFFDLVKPHSQVLLEVFIASVLIQLFGLITPLFTQLLLDRVIVQGSTLTLNAIGLGLLIFGFFRVALSGLRQYLLDHTANRLGLTLMVGFIKHTFRLPLAFFESRYVGDIVSRVQENQKIQRFLTGEALSIGLDLMTVFVYVALMFWYSWQMALFSLAIVPPFVLLAFVATPFLRRISREVFSASAKENSYLIQSLTGIRSVRSMAIEQTVRWHWEELLNNVIKKTFSGQVISNQLQVLSSSIESLVTTGLLWFGAWQVIQNQLTIGQLVAFNMLLGNVIRPFQRLIVLWNQLQEVIISTERINDVLEAEPEEDLQHQPRQFLSILRGHILFENVTFRYHPESDINVLENLSFEIKPEQTIAVVGRSGSGKTTLSKLILGLYLPTDGKVLIDGQDVTNIALRSLRSQIGVVDQDTFLFGGTIRDNISIAHPEASQEEVIEAARLAGADEFIKQMPMGYETQIGEGGGMLSGGQRQRLAIARALLGNPSFLVLDEATSHLDAESERIIQNNLKKILQGRTSLIIAHRLSTVRHADLILVLDRGILVESGTHDQLIAKKGHYFYLNQQQLAQTG, via the coding sequence ATGCCATCAGCGTTTTCTCAGCAATATTTAGCTGAACAACTCACCCAAACCTTGGGTGAGTCGCTGTCAGACGGGGAACTTGACAGGTGTCTCAGAGGGCTGGAAATTGTCGAACCATCAGTAGCAAAGCAGTTTTGGCACGCAACTACAGCCCAGCCTGGAATTTATATTGTCCTGACTGGTAAAGTCAGATTGTTGGATAGCTCTAATAACTTAATTACTACTCTGTTATCTGGAGCATCATTTGGCGAATTGACTTTATTTCCAAGAGAGGAATTCAGTCCTTATGTTGCTAGGGCTTCGGTAAACTTACAGCTTTGCTATATCAACCAAGAGATTTTACAGGAGATTATTCGCACACATAGCAGCATCCGCGATCGCCTTTTAAGACGTGCAGAGGTTTGGGATTTGCTGTTGTTATGTTGCCAGAACTCCCTAATTGGGCGTAATGGCTCTGTGGAGGAGATGTTTAAAGCTTTATGCCTATTTGAGCGGCACAATCTGGAAAGTGGTTCCCTGAGTGCCAATCTCACTAGAGATATCAAGCTTTGGTTACTGTATCGCGGAGAACTGCTGGATTCTAACGGGCGAAGATTCACACCTGGAAACATCTATCTAAATCCAAAACAAGGAAGTTGGGAGGTAGGGCAACCAGCGATCGCTTACAGTTTAAACAATGCTGATTGGCAAACAGCATTACAGCATTGGCCGCAATTGGCAGAGTTAATAGATTTCCAAGAGAGATTGGGGACAGGGGACAGGGGACAGGGAACAGGGGACAGGGGATTAGGAAAGGCTTTTGACAATCCCCAATACCCAATCCCCAGTACCCAATCCCCAGTACCCAATCCCCAATCCCCAATCCCCAGCATTGAATCAAAGCAAAGGAGACAACGGGCGTACTTTCCTAGCCCAACAGTCAGGGCGGGACATTGGTTGGGACGGTTGACTAAACGGTATCCGTTCTTTGAACAACAAAGTGCCTCTGACTGTGGTGCAGCTTGTTTGGTGATGATTAGTCGCTATTGGGGTAAGCGCTTTAATGTCAACCGCATACGGGATTTAAGCAACATCAGCCGGAGTGGGGCATCAATGCGGGGTTTAACAGCCGCCGCCGAAAATATTGGTTTTGCTACTCGTCCAGTGAAAGCCAGCTTTGATAAATTAGCCCAACAACCCTTACCTGCGATCGCTCACTGGGAGGGTAAGCACTACATTGTTGTCTATGAAGTCAATAAAAAACGTGTGATTGTTGGCGACCCTGCTATTGGTCAACGCATCCTTACCCCTAGCGAATTTAAAGCTGGTTGGACTGGTTATGCACTGTTATTACAACCTACAGACCTACTTAGAGAAACCGAGGAAACGATTACACCATTTTGGCAGTTTTTTGATTTAGTTAAACCTCACTCGCAAGTACTGCTAGAAGTGTTTATTGCTTCGGTATTAATTCAGTTATTTGGATTAATTACACCTCTATTTACTCAGTTGCTCTTAGATAGAGTAATTGTCCAAGGTAGTACCCTGACTTTAAACGCCATTGGTTTAGGGTTGCTGATTTTTGGTTTTTTCCGGGTTGCTCTCAGTGGACTGCGGCAATATCTCCTGGATCACACAGCAAATCGCTTGGGATTAACACTGATGGTAGGTTTTATTAAACATACCTTTCGTTTGCCCTTAGCTTTTTTTGAGTCGCGGTACGTTGGCGATATTGTCTCTCGCGTCCAAGAAAATCAAAAAATTCAGCGCTTTCTAACTGGAGAAGCACTATCAATTGGTTTGGATTTAATGACGGTGTTTGTCTATGTAGCATTGATGTTTTGGTATAGCTGGCAAATGGCATTATTCAGTTTAGCGATCGTGCCGCCTTTTGTATTACTAGCATTCGTAGCTACACCTTTCTTACGCCGCATCAGCCGCGAAGTTTTTAGTGCTTCAGCTAAAGAGAACAGTTATCTGATTCAATCCCTCACAGGTATTCGCTCAGTTCGCTCTATGGCAATTGAGCAAACAGTCCGCTGGCATTGGGAAGAACTGCTGAATAATGTCATTAAAAAGACTTTTAGCGGACAGGTAATTAGTAATCAACTCCAAGTTCTCAGTTCTAGTATCGAATCGCTAGTAACCACAGGGTTACTTTGGTTTGGTGCATGGCAGGTAATTCAAAACCAATTAACAATTGGACAATTAGTAGCCTTCAATATGTTGTTAGGAAACGTTATTCGACCTTTTCAACGGTTGATTGTTCTGTGGAATCAATTACAAGAAGTGATTATTTCCACTGAGCGAATTAATGATGTTTTGGAAGCAGAACCAGAAGAAGATTTACAACATCAGCCCCGCCAATTCTTAAGTATTCTACGTGGTCATATTTTATTTGAGAATGTGACTTTTCGCTATCACCCAGAAAGCGATATTAACGTGTTAGAAAACCTCAGCTTTGAAATCAAACCTGAGCAAACTATAGCAGTTGTAGGGCGTAGTGGTTCTGGCAAAACTACCCTTTCTAAATTGATTTTGGGACTATATCTGCCGACGGATGGCAAAGTATTGATTGATGGTCAAGATGTGACTAATATTGCCCTGCGATCGCTCCGTTCTCAAATTGGCGTTGTAGACCAAGATACATTTTTATTTGGCGGTACAATCCGCGACAACATTAGCATTGCTCATCCAGAAGCTTCCCAAGAAGAAGTTATCGAAGCGGCGCGTCTAGCGGGAGCAGATGAGTTTATTAAGCAAATGCCAATGGGCTACGAAACCCAAATTGGTGAAGGTGGGGGTATGTTATCCGGTGGACAACGCCAACGCCTAGCGATCGCTCGTGCTTTGTTAGGAAATCCCAGCTTCTTAGTATTAGATGAGGCAACCAGTCACTTAGACGCCGAATCTGAGCGGATTATTCAGAATAACCTCAAAAAAATTCTCCAAGGACGCACAAGTTTAATCATTGCTCATCGTCTCTCTACTGTGCGTCATGCTGATTTGATTTTGGTTTTAGATCGGGGAATTTTAGTCGAAAGCGGTACTCACGATCAATTAATCGCCAAAAAAGGTCATTATTTCTATCTCAATCAGCAACAACTAGCGCAAACAGGTTGA
- the upp gene encoding uracil phosphoribosyltransferase — protein sequence MTLQLRVYVPPHPLIKHWLAVARDAGTPSVLFRSAMTELGRWLTYEAARDWLPTQEIAVQSPLDTCPATVIDPQVPMAVVPILRAGLGLLEGAQTLLPLASIYHLGLARDEETLQPHCYLNKLPEKFDPQTRVLITDPMLATGGSIMAAMAELTQRGADPTLMRIVCVVAAPPALQKLSEAYPGLIIYTATIDEKLNNQGYIVPGLGDAGDRIFGT from the coding sequence ATGACGCTACAATTGCGCGTTTATGTTCCACCCCATCCCCTGATCAAACACTGGCTAGCAGTTGCCCGTGATGCAGGCACACCTTCAGTATTATTTCGCAGTGCCATGACTGAGTTGGGAAGATGGCTGACTTATGAAGCTGCGCGAGATTGGTTACCGACTCAAGAAATAGCAGTGCAGAGTCCCTTAGATACATGTCCGGCAACGGTGATTGATCCGCAGGTGCCTATGGCAGTAGTGCCGATTCTGCGGGCTGGACTAGGATTACTTGAGGGAGCGCAGACTTTATTACCTTTAGCATCGATTTACCATCTTGGCTTGGCGCGAGACGAAGAGACACTGCAACCTCATTGTTATCTGAACAAGTTACCAGAAAAATTTGACCCCCAAACACGAGTGTTAATTACCGATCCAATGTTGGCAACAGGAGGGTCGATCATGGCAGCAATGGCAGAATTAACACAACGGGGTGCTGATCCAACCCTGATGCGGATTGTGTGTGTAGTAGCGGCTCCACCAGCTTTGCAAAAATTGAGTGAAGCTTATCCAGGTTTAATAATTTACACCGCTACTATTGACGAAAAACTGAATAACCAGGGGTATATTGTACCGGGATTGGGAGATGCAGGCGATCGCATCTTTGGGACTTAA
- a CDS encoding Uma2 family endonuclease — protein MLLEFKRIYIPPGQRVLLRDVTWQELEAILEDLGEHRAARIAYDRGILEIMAPLPEHEFDKEIISDLVKALLEELDIEFRCLGSTTFKNQAMAQGIEPDQCFYIKNESKIRGKKRLDLAVDPPPDLALEIDITSRTHPNIYEALKVPELWRFERGKLQINVLQNGHYVESQQSLNFPLFPIIAAIPQYLEQSTTAGRNATLKAFRLWVPQQ, from the coding sequence ATGTTGTTGGAATTCAAGCGCATCTATATTCCACCAGGACAAAGAGTGCTACTGCGAGATGTAACCTGGCAGGAATTGGAAGCAATTCTAGAGGATTTAGGGGAACATCGGGCTGCACGAATTGCTTATGACAGGGGAATACTAGAGATTATGGCACCACTGCCAGAACATGAATTTGACAAAGAAATTATTAGCGATTTAGTCAAAGCGCTTCTGGAAGAATTAGATATCGAGTTTAGATGCCTTGGTTCTACCACTTTCAAAAACCAAGCGATGGCTCAAGGTATAGAACCCGATCAGTGTTTCTATATAAAAAATGAATCTAAGATTCGCGGCAAAAAGCGGCTAGATTTAGCAGTAGATCCTCCTCCAGATTTAGCTCTAGAAATTGATATTACTTCTCGTACTCATCCTAATATTTATGAAGCGCTAAAAGTGCCTGAACTTTGGCGTTTTGAGCGAGGAAAGCTCCAAATTAACGTTCTACAAAATGGGCATTATGTAGAATCTCAGCAAAGCTTAAATTTTCCTCTATTCCCAATAATTGCAGCCATTCCCCAATATCTAGAGCAAAGTACAACAGCAGGCAGAAATGCAACGCTCAAAGCTTTTCGTCTTTGGGTACCACAGCAATGA
- a CDS encoding aminotransferase class I/II-fold pyridoxal phosphate-dependent enzyme yields the protein MLNQNQIPLLDALKANAARPHAPFYTPGHKLGEGISQPLADLLGKAVFRADLTELADLDNLFAPQGVIQEAQQLAAEAFGALQTWFLVNGSTCGIEAAILATCGTGDKIILPRNVHSSAIAGLILSGAIPIFLNPEYDPVLDIAHSITPEAVQAALQKHPDAKAVLTVYPTYYGVCGELSAIASITHQYNIPLLVDEAHGAHFAFHPELPTPALAAGADLTVQSIHKVLGAMTQASMLHVQGNRIDCDRISKALQLVQSTSPNYLLLASLDAARQQMALHGKMLMSRTLQLADEARTRISQIPGLSVLQILSPPSQGGLGGSSSRGGLRGYPSFIALDKTRLTVTVSGLGLTGFEADEILDEKLDVTAEFASLEHLTFIISLGNTPDDIEQLVQGFTTLAEKYRRTNLTIKSHLWQDLFTTQSHTLYCSPREAFFAISEILPLTQTNKRICSEIVCPYPPGIPLLMPGEIITKSILDYLQQIQTMGGFISGCADTSLKTLKVVK from the coding sequence ATGCTCAATCAAAACCAAATACCTTTATTAGATGCCTTAAAAGCCAATGCAGCAAGACCACATGCGCCTTTTTACACCCCAGGACATAAACTAGGTGAGGGAATTTCTCAACCTTTGGCTGACTTACTTGGTAAAGCCGTCTTTCGCGCTGATTTAACCGAGTTAGCAGATTTAGATAATCTCTTTGCACCCCAAGGCGTTATTCAAGAAGCACAACAACTCGCGGCTGAGGCGTTTGGTGCTTTGCAAACATGGTTCCTTGTCAATGGTTCTACCTGTGGGATTGAAGCGGCAATTCTCGCTACCTGCGGCACAGGCGATAAAATTATCTTGCCTCGAAATGTACATTCTTCTGCGATCGCTGGTTTAATTCTCTCAGGTGCAATACCAATTTTTCTCAATCCTGAATATGACCCAGTTTTAGATATTGCCCACAGTATTACACCTGAAGCTGTGCAAGCTGCACTACAAAAGCATCCCGATGCCAAAGCAGTATTGACGGTTTATCCAACATATTACGGCGTTTGTGGAGAATTGAGTGCGATCGCCAGCATCACACATCAATACAATATCCCTCTACTTGTAGATGAAGCACACGGCGCACACTTTGCCTTTCATCCAGAATTACCCACTCCAGCTTTAGCCGCAGGTGCCGATTTAACTGTACAATCCATCCACAAAGTACTTGGTGCAATGACACAAGCATCGATGCTGCACGTCCAAGGTAATAGGATAGATTGCGATCGCATCAGTAAAGCTTTGCAGCTTGTACAATCTACTAGTCCTAATTATTTACTTTTAGCTTCTCTAGATGCAGCGCGTCAGCAAATGGCACTCCACGGAAAAATGTTGATGTCTCGCACTTTACAACTTGCTGACGAAGCTAGAACTAGAATAAGTCAAATTCCTGGATTATCTGTCTTACAGATTCTTAGCCCCCCTTCTCAAGGGGGGTTGGGGGGATCTTCTTCTAGAGGTGGGCTGAGAGGATATCCCAGCTTTATAGCTTTAGACAAAACGCGATTAACTGTCACTGTTTCTGGTTTAGGTTTAACCGGATTTGAGGCAGATGAAATTCTTGATGAAAAATTAGATGTCACCGCTGAATTCGCCTCACTGGAACATCTCACCTTTATCATTAGTTTGGGCAACACCCCAGATGATATTGAGCAACTGGTGCAAGGTTTTACCACTCTTGCCGAAAAATATCGTCGAACCAATTTGACTATTAAAAGCCATCTGTGGCAGGATCTTTTCACTACACAGTCTCATACTTTATATTGTTCTCCCCGTGAAGCCTTTTTTGCTATTAGTGAAATACTACCTTTGACACAGACCAATAAACGCATCTGTAGCGAAATTGTCTGTCCCTATCCTCCAGGAATTCCCTTATTAATGCCGGGAGAAATTATCACAAAATCCATCCTTGATTACCTGCAACAAATCCAGACAATGGGGGGATTTATTAGTGGTTGTGCTGATACTAGTCTAAAAACTTTGAAAGTTGTGAAATAA
- a CDS encoding alpha/beta hydrolase, whose amino-acid sequence MFAKPKIILSWLILFLSFTSLFLSSWIILAAPNMFLLRLAVGAPEVSPWLLLLNLLFLLLSLFYIRRRKIQRLVCIFSLIGLVICGSVLVNIPLTQMQMAKAMKQGLGANYLEQIPVQVRAKMQIHPFDLVNFFRGIPLGKTRHQKDILFASPAGVPLKMEVYQPSEVGKYPAVVVIYGGAWQYGNTGANSEFNQYIANHGYTVFAIAYRHAPQYRFPSQLDDVRTALNFIRQHAAEYEADPERMVLLGRSAGAHLAMLAAYQPDAPPIRAVVNYYGPVNLPGGYKTPPNPDPINTRAVLKAFIGGSLKELPNQYQIASPINYLTHPLPPTLLIYGSRDHLVEARFGKKMYERLHDSGNTAVFLEIPWAEHAFDAVFNGVSNQLALYHTERFLAWALFKQ is encoded by the coding sequence ATGTTTGCTAAACCCAAAATAATTTTATCATGGCTTATCTTATTTCTAAGTTTTACAAGTCTATTTCTTAGCTCTTGGATTATTCTTGCTGCCCCAAATATGTTTTTACTCAGGCTAGCAGTGGGAGCGCCAGAAGTCAGTCCTTGGTTATTATTATTAAATTTGCTCTTTTTATTGCTTTCTTTATTCTACATCCGTCGCCGTAAAATACAGCGTTTAGTTTGCATTTTCAGTTTAATCGGATTGGTAATTTGTGGATCGGTGCTAGTGAATATTCCACTAACTCAAATGCAGATGGCTAAAGCGATGAAACAAGGATTGGGAGCAAATTATCTAGAGCAAATTCCAGTCCAAGTAAGGGCTAAGATGCAAATCCATCCCTTTGACTTAGTTAATTTCTTCCGGGGTATTCCATTAGGTAAAACACGTCATCAAAAAGATATTCTCTTTGCTTCACCTGCGGGAGTGCCTTTAAAAATGGAAGTTTACCAACCCTCAGAGGTAGGGAAATATCCAGCAGTAGTAGTAATTTATGGTGGAGCTTGGCAATATGGCAATACTGGCGCTAATTCTGAGTTTAATCAATATATTGCTAATCATGGATATACAGTATTTGCGATCGCTTATCGACACGCACCTCAATATCGATTTCCATCTCAGTTAGATGATGTGCGTACAGCCTTGAATTTTATTCGCCAACATGCAGCTGAATATGAAGCTGATCCTGAACGGATGGTACTTTTAGGGCGTTCTGCGGGGGCACATCTAGCAATGCTAGCGGCTTATCAACCGGATGCACCACCTATTCGTGCTGTGGTGAACTATTACGGGCCTGTTAACTTACCGGGAGGATACAAGACACCGCCAAATCCCGATCCTATTAACACCCGCGCTGTTTTAAAAGCATTTATCGGTGGTTCTTTAAAAGAATTACCTAATCAGTATCAAATTGCTTCACCGATAAATTACCTGACGCATCCTTTACCGCCAACTTTATTAATTTACGGTAGTCGCGACCATTTGGTAGAAGCACGATTTGGCAAAAAGATGTATGAACGTTTACATGATTCTGGTAATACTGCGGTTTTTCTAGAAATTCCTTGGGCAGAACACGCTTTTGATGCCGTTTTCAACGGTGTGAGCAATCAATTAGCGTTGTATCATACCGAAAGGTTTTTGGCTTGGGCGTTGTTCAAACAATAA